CCCGATGAAGCCCGACGGACGGCGCAGTTCCGGTTACTTCACATTGAACGCGTAGTCGCCGTGGGTGCGGTGTCCGTCTGACGCGACGGCCACCCAATGCACCGTGTAGCGGCCCGCCGCGAGCGGCGGCAGCGGCACGGCGATCAGCGCCGGTTGATGCTCGTCGACCGCGGCTTTCTGCGCGTTGACCTGCTTGCCGCTCGCATCGGTCACTGTCAGCGAACTGAACGCCGCTTCGAGCGGCCCGTCGAAAATCACCCGCACCTGCGCGGGCGAGGCCACCGTCGCGCCCGCTCCCGGCTCCTGCTTCTGCGGGAATACATGCGCGAAGGCCATGCCCGCCATTGCGAGACCGGCGAGCGACGCCGCCAGTTTCGCTGCTGCGCGCAGGCCGCTGCGGCGACGGCTCCCGATCATGCTATTCATATTCATCATGACTCTCCTGCTTTTACTGGAATAGAGGTTTGCCGATCGTCGTCGGCGCGACATCGTCGAAGAAGATATGCGCCTGGACCAGAATGCCCACGTGCGAGCCGCTCGCACGATTGATCGGCACTTGCGCCTCCACGCCGAACTGCCCGTAGCGGTTGATCCAGATAAAGCCCGGATTGACCGTGCCGGTGGTCTGCCCCTGGATGCGCGACAACGGAATCTCGACCAGCGGAATCAGATTCGCGAACGGCTGCGGCAGACCGACATCGCGCACGTGCTGCTGCAGATACGGCAAGCTGTATTGCACCGTGAAACCGTAGTTGAATGCGTTCGGCTGTCCCGCGCCGGTGGTCAGCGCCGGTCCCGCTTCGCCCGTGATCGCGAGCGGACGCAGATACGCCAGCGAATCGGGCAGATCGCCCATGCCCTTGCCGGCGTAGATGGTCGGCGAGATCGTCGAGAAGTTGTCGGCGATCGCGCGGCTGCCCGTGCCGCCGAGTTCGGCATCCACGCCGATCGAGGTCATGAATTCGTGCGCGTCGTTGACGTACAGCAGGTACTTCAGGCCCACGCCGAAGTTGTCGAAGCCGCGCGCCCG
This genomic stretch from Paraburkholderia dioscoreae harbors:
- a CDS encoding copper resistance CopC family protein, producing the protein MNMNSMIGSRRRSGLRAAAKLAASLAGLAMAGMAFAHVFPQKQEPGAGATVASPAQVRVIFDGPLEAAFSSLTVTDASGKQVNAQKAAVDEHQPALIAVPLPPLAAGRYTVHWVAVASDGHRTHGDYAFNVK